The DNA sequence CTGTTCGCGCACTTGCTGCACAAAGTCGGCAATTTCTCGTCGTTCGGTCACACTTAACGCAACGTGACAAATGTTTTTTGCCGCATAGTCGCCAGGTGTAACGTCGACCGCATAGACGACTTTCGCTCCTTCATGGGAAAAGAGCTCACACATTTCTTTCCCCAGCCCCCGCGCACCACCCGTTACGACGACGACTTGCTCGACTAACCGTTTCATCTCCATCACCTCATGTTAAATTAGAATACTTAGTCATACAAAGTTACGAAATAATGATCACGACTTTACAAGTCGTTCAATTCACAAAGAGATCGCTTTCACTGCCGTCCCAATCGAATAGTCGTAAGCAAGAGAACATGTTTCATGAAAAAACGCCTTGCATTCTCTCGCGTTACGTCTTATAGCGTTTAGCCCCTTGCTTATCTAAAGTGTACCTCCCTTTTGCCCAGCTGTATAATACATGTTCGTTCTAATGCCTATAACTAAAAGTCATAGTCAATTAAACTCCAACAAAAAAAGCCCTCACACAGGGCGATCAAAATCGCCAACCGCGTGGAGCTTGTTGATGCTGAGGCAGCAGACAGCAAAAAACATCTACATAACAAAAAACCCTTCATCGCTGAGGGTTTACTATCCTTAGGTAGGCTTTATTTTAACTTTGCTGGAGCTCCCAGTCAGACTTGAACTGACGACCTCTTCCTTACCATGGAAGCGCTCTGCCAGCTGAGCTATGGGAGCATATGGCTCCTCCGGTAGGATTCGAACCTACAACCTATCGGTTAACAGCCGAGCGCTCTACCGTTGAGCTACGGAGGAATATACACAAATCCGTCTGGCAACGTCCTACTCTTCCAAGGGCTCGCGCCCTAAGTACCATCGGCGCTGGAGGGCTTAACGGTCGTGTTCGGGATGGGAACGCGTGTGTCCCCTCCGCTCTCGTCACCAGACAGGAGATGTCGTATGAAGTTGTTTCCTTCAAAACTAGATGGAAGCATTCCCAGTTACTTACTTATATTGATTAAGCCGATCGACCGATTCGTATCCGTCAGCTGAACACATTGCTGTGCGTACACCTCGGACCGATTCTCCTCGTCTTCTACAAGGGGTCTCATGGGAAATCTTATCTTGAGGGGGGCTTCACGCTTAGATGCTTTCAGCGCTTATCCCGGCCACACTTGGCTACCCAGCGGTGCTCCTGGCGGAACAACTGGTACACCAGCGGTGTGTCCATCCCGGTCCTCTCGTACTAAGGACAGATCCTCTGCAAATTTCCTACGCCCGCGACAGATAGGGACCGAACTGTCTCACGACGTTCTGAACCCAGCTCGCGTACCGCTTTAATGGGCGAACAGCCCAACCCTTGGGACCGACTTCAGCCCCAGGATGCGATGAGCCGACATCGAGGTGCCAAACCTCCCCGTCGATGTGGACTCTTGGGGGAGATTAGCCTGTTATCCCCGGGGTAGCTTTTATCCGTTGAGCGATGGCCCTTCCACTCGGTACCACCGGATCACTAAGTCCGACTTTCGTCCCTGCTCGACTTGTAGGTCTCGCAGTCAAGCTCCCTTCTGCCTTTGCACGCTTACACGCGATTTCCAACCGCGCTGAGGGAACCTTGGAGCGCCTCCGTTACTCTTTAGGAGGCGACCGCCCCAGTCAAACTGCCTACCTGACACGGTCCCGCTACCGGATAACGGTAGTCGGTTAGAACTTAACGATGATCAGGGTGGTATCCCAACAGTGCCTCCACCGATCCTAGCGAACCGGCTTCTATGGCTCCCACCTATCCTGTACAAACCACCGCCAAATTCAATATCAGGCTACAGTAAAGCTCCACGGGGTCTTTCCGTCTTGTCGCGGGTAACCAGCATCTTCACTGGTACTACAATTTCACCGGGTCTCTCGTTGAGACAGCGTCCAAGTCGTTGCGCCTTTCGTGCGGGTCGGAACTTACCCGACAAGGAATTTCGCTACCTTAGGACCGTTATAGTTACGGCCGCCGTTCACTGGGGCTTCAGTTCAGAGCGTTGCTAACGAATCGTCAGCTAACCCTTCCCCTTAACCTTCCAGCACTGGGCAGGCGTCAGCCCATGTACTTCGCCTTACGGCTTCGCATAGACCTGTGTTTTTGCTAAACAGTCGCTTGGACCTCTTCACTGCGACCCCCTCAGGCTATTCACCTTAACGGGGCACCCCTTCTCCCGAAGTTACGGGGCGATTTTGCCGAGTTCCTTAACGAGAGTTCTCCCGAGCGTCTTAGGATTCTCTCCTCGCCTACCTGTGTCGGTTTGCGGTACGGGCGCACAACCTTCTCGCTAGAGGCTTTTCTCGTCAGTGTGAGATCAGGGATTTCGCTACTGCAATCTTCACTTAACCGTCGGCTCAAGGTATGCGTAAACGGGGATTTGCCTCCGTTTACCCTCTCGCCTTCCGGACAGAACTCCATCAGTCTGCTCCCTTACCCTCCTGCGTCCCCCCTTCGCTCAATCGAAGGTCGGCGGTACAGGAATATCAACCTGTTGTCCATCGCCTACGCTTTTCAGCCTCGGCTTAGGCCCCGACTAACCCTGAGCGGACGAGCCTTGCTCAGGAAACCTTAGGCTTTCGACGGAGAGGATTCTCACCTCTCTTTTCGCTACTCATACCGGCATTCTCACTGCCTTGCACTCCACCGACGCTTTCGCGTCTGCTTCTATGCGCAAGGTACGCTCCCCTACCACGCAAGGTAGATCCTTGCATCCATAGCTTCGGTGATCCGTTTAGCCCCGGTACATTTTCGGCGCGACGTCACTTGACCAGTGAGCTATTACGCACTCTTTAAATGATGGCTGCTTCTAAGCCAACATCCTGGTTGTCTAAGCAACGCCACATCCTTTCCCACTTAACGGATACTTAGGGACCTTAGCTGATGGTCTGGGCTGTTTCCCTCTCGACGATGGATCTTAGCACCCAACGTCTGACTCCCAAGGTCGAAAACTGTGGCATTCGGAGTTTGACTGAGTTCGGTAACCCGGTGAGGGCCCCTCGCCCAATCAGTGCTCTACCTCCACGTTTTATCCTTGAGGCTAGCCCTAAAGCTATTTCGGGGAGAACCAGCTATCTCCGAGTTCGATTGGCATTTCACCCCTACCCACACCTCATCCCCGCATTTTTCAACATACGTGGGTTCGGGCCTCCAGTGCGTGTTACCGCACCTTCACCCTGGACATGGGTAGATCACTCGGTTTCGGGTCGACGGCGTGCAACTTAGATCGCCCTCTTCAGACTCGCTTTCGCTGCGGCTCCGCCTCATACGGCTTAACCTCGCTACACGCCGTCACTCGCCGGCCCATTCTACAAAAGGTACGCCGTCACATCTCTACGGATGCTCCGACTGCTTGTAGGCACACGGTTTCAGGTACTCTTTCACTCCCCTTCCGGGGTGCTTTTCACCTTTCCCTCACGGTACTGGTTCACTATCGGTCGCCAGGGAGTATTTAGCCTTGGGAGGTGGTCCTCCCGGATTCCCACGGGGTTTCACGTGCCCCGCAGTACTCGGGGTTCGCCTCGGAGTGACTAAAATGTCGACTACAGGATTGTTACCTTCTCTGATGGGCCTTTCCAGACCGCTTCGTCTATCCCAGTCATTTCTTACTCCATGTGAGACGCCCCACAACCCCTCGAGGTAAACCTCGAGGTTTGGGCTACTTCCGTTTCGCTCGCCGCTACTCAGGAAATCGAGTTTTCTTTCTCTTCCTCAGGGTACTAAGATGTTTCAGTTCCCCTGGTTGCCTCCGCGTTGCCTATGTGTTCAGCAACGGGTACTCTCCTATGAAAGAGAGTGGGTTTCCCCATTCGGAAATCCTCGGATCAGCCTGCTTACGGCTCCCCGAAGCATATCGGTGTTCGCTCCGTCCTTCATCGGCTCCTGGCACCTAGGCATCCACCGTGCGCCCTTTGTAGCTTAATCTTATTCTTTCATTCTGGAATGATACATCTTACGATCATCCCGGTGAATGCTTCCTATCCAGTTTTCAAGGAACATGGTGGAGCTGAGCGGGATCGAACCGCTGGCCTCCTGCTTGCAAGGCAGGCGCTCTCCCAGCTGAGCTACAGCCCCATACATTTAATTTGCTATTCGCGGTTTAATCGCAAGTCGAAATTGCGATTAAATGACGAAAGAGCTGGTGGGCCTAGGTGGACTCGAACCACCGACCTCACGCTTATCAGGCGTGCGCTCTAACCAGCTGAGCTATAGGCCCATTTACCTCTATAGGTACGTGAAGAAAACATTCCATCACAGAAGGAATATTCCTTCAAAACCAAACGAACACTGCCAACGTGCCTTATATACTCCGTAGAAAGGAGGTGATCCAGCCGCACCTTCCGATACGGCTACCTTGTTACGACTTCACCCCAATCATCTGTCCCACCTTCGGCGGCTGGCTCCTAAAAGGTTACCTCACCGACTTCGGGTGTTACAAACTCTCGTGGTGTGACGGGCGGTGTGTACAAGGCCCGGGAACGTATTCACCGCAGCATGCTGATCTGCGATTACTAGCGATTCCGGCTTCACGCAGGCGGGTTGCAGCCTGCGATCCGAACTGAGACCGGCTTTATGGGATTGGCTCCGCGTCACCGCTTCGCTACCCTTTGTACCGGCCATTGTAGCACGTGTGTTGCCCAGGACATAAGGGGCATGATGATTTGACGTCATCCCCACCTTCCTCCGGTTTGTCACCGGCAGTCAACTTAGAGTGCCCAACTCAATGCTGGCAACTAAGCTTAAGGGTTGCGCTCGTTGCGGGACTTAACCCAACATCTCACGACACGAGCTGACGACAACCATGCACCACCTGTCACTCTGTCCCCGAAGGGAACACTCTATCTCTAGAGCTAGCAGAGGATGTCAAGCCCTGGTAAGGTTCTTCGCGTAGCTTCGAATTAAACCACATGCTCCACCGCTTGTGCGGGCCCCCGTCAATTCCTTTGAGTTTCAGCCTTGCGGCCGTACTCCCCAGGCGGAGTGCTTAATGTGTTAACTTCGGCACTAAGGGTATTGAAACCCCTAACACCTAGCACTCATCGTTTACGGCGTGGACTACCAGGGTATCTAATCCTGTTCGCTACCCACGCTTTCGCGCCTCAGCGTCAGTTGCAGGCCAGAGAGCCGCCTTCGCCACTGGTGTTCCTCCCGATCTCTACGCATTTCACCGCTACACCGGGAATTCCGCTCTCCTCTCCTGCACTCAAGTCCCCCAGTTTCCAATGCCATCCCACGGTTGAGCCGTGGCCTTTCACATCAGACTTAAGAGACCGCCTGCGCGCGCTTTACGCCCAATAAATCCGGACAACGCTCGCCCCCTACGTATTACCGCGGCTGCTGGCACGTAGTTAGCCGGGGCTTCCTCCTGTGGTACCGTCACGCTTAAGGCAGTGACTCCTCAAGCCATTCTTCCCACATGACAGAGCTTTACAACCCGAAGGCTGTCCTCGCTCACGCGGCGTTGCTCGGTCAGGGTTTCCCCCATTGCCGAAAATTCCCTACTGCTGCCTCCCGTAGGAGTCTGGGCCGTGTCTCAGTCCCAGTGTGGCCGATCACCCTCTCAGGTCGGCTACGCATCGTCGCCTTGGTGAGCCGTTACCTCACCAACTAACTAATGCGCCGCGGGCCCATCCGAGAGCGGTAGCTTGCGCCACCTTTGGACAGTCGGTCATGCGACCGTCTGTCGTGATCCGGTATTAGCGCCGGTTTCCCGACGTTATCCCCGTCTCTCGGGCAGGTTACCCACGTGTTACTCACCCGTTCGCCGCTAGGTTCCGCTGCGTCCACCCGAAGGCTTCGGCTGCTTCACCCCGCGCGACTTGCATGTATTAGGCACGCCGCCAGCGTTCGTCCTGAGCCAGGATCAAACTCTCCATAAAAGGTAAGTTTGTTATTCCTAACTGTTGTCCATCAAGTGAATGATGGGTTCCTCGCACGTTGGCTTGTTCGTTCAGTTTTCAAGGAACATTCTCGTTCTTTGCTGCCGCGCTCTCTCGAGGCGACTTTCTTATCTTATCACGCAGCTGAGCGTTTGTCAACAACTTTTTTTAAGTTATTTTCGCTCGAACCCGTGCCCGCCGCGGCTATCTTATCTTGCCGCTTTGGCTGTCGCTGGCGTTCGCGGTAACCCGCTCTCGCGGCGACAAGTTATATACTATCACGGATCGACGGCTCACGTCAACACCTTTTTTAAAAAAAATCGTGGCTGACGTTTTTTCATACGCTGCCGTCAACCTCCGGTGCACACTCACACTTATGTTATGGGGATACGGATGCCATCGCAATTAGTGCACTCTCAATCGTAGCGGCAACGAGCAACAACGCGACGACACCGATACATAAGAGCGGTAGTCGTCGTACCGTTGTACGCGTATCGCGACTAACCGCTGTACGTAGCCCCGGATTCCACAGCGAACGTATCCACCCGATCGCGAGCCAACCGAACTTGATGCCGAAGCCTCCCGCAATGATAATCGCCGGAAGCTCAAACATCCCGTGCGGCATAATTTGCGTCACAAACAACCTCAAAGGGCTTTCCCCATACCTTAGCGCCGCGTCGCTTATAATGAATCCGAGCATAAATCCGTTCGACAATAGCGCGATCGCCGGATACAGTCCGAACAGCAAGCCACTCGCCAACATAATAAACGCTGCCTTCGTATTGTTTAAAAAGATCGTCCAAAAAATGTTCGTAAACGTGTGATCAGCTGCAATGTTTTCCACGACGTCTTGCAGCTGTTTGAGCATTTCTTTAACGATCGGTTGCACCTCGTCGTGCATGACGAAGCCAATGACACTACTGCCGACCATTAGTCCGGCGGCAATCCACACGAACGACTTATTTTGCTTTAACAACTGCCAAAACGCTCGCATCGCCATATCCCCCATAACTGCTTTTTTTTTCACGATACATATGTGTAAGCTGTTCATATCCTCTATGGACGAACATAGATTGTACTATGACCTAAGTTCGCAGGGAGGTGAAAGTATGTTCTGGGTGCTGTCCGGAAAGAAACTGAAGCGCACCCTCGTCGCGACTGTCGCGCTCGTTTTTGCCGCCGGCATTTATTACGCTAACAAACAGAACATAAACGTGTTTTCGATGGAAAATGAAGGGCCACAAGCTTATTATTCGGTTAAGACCGACGATAAAGTGTTGGCCCTCACGTTCGATATTAGCTGGGGAGAAGAAATTGTCGGTCCCGTCCTCGATACGCTCAAAGAGGCGAACCTCAATAAAGCAACGTTTTTCCTCTCTTCTCCTTGGGCAAAAAG is a window from the Numidum massiliense genome containing:
- a CDS encoding stage II sporulation protein M, translated to MRAFWQLLKQNKSFVWIAAGLMVGSSVIGFVMHDEVQPIVKEMLKQLQDVVENIAADHTFTNIFWTIFLNNTKAAFIMLASGLLFGLYPAIALLSNGFMLGFIISDAALRYGESPLRLFVTQIMPHGMFELPAIIIAGGFGIKFGWLAIGWIRSLWNPGLRTAVSRDTRTTVRRLPLLCIGVVALLLVAATIESALIAMASVSP